Proteins found in one Aethina tumida isolate Nest 87 chromosome 1, icAetTumi1.1, whole genome shotgun sequence genomic segment:
- the LOC109596698 gene encoding nucleolar MIF4G domain-containing protein 1 has translation MGAKFKNHTKVPQQNEVKTRKQLRKEKRKEKKSKKNEWYTTRNKPGKYVVNPNKDDEESNSIPKKTVLKNESISEKPVQGLSVEQQRKKEQKEQKNLEKEMQKQRRLQLIEANKIEERNIKQLEKQLNLNKRKSKGIPKSFIEDGLGYLLEVCDSEHMKDAVEAEKELLNANDDFDEDFALMTGSKIKSKSKINQNNQDTSENNEEEFDDENDGLDDFEDLLNEDDESDLDLGEEEEYEDINEEDLQEDYSSDEADLKFKAGINKKDITESDNDVEHGDSDGSEQLVNKKRKKSNGNVNKSKKKVKFADDSSDEDTEELEENSDADVLADNSDEDNLDSENKEEISKSKSKMNPDGTWEDIYGRLRGKDGSVITNNEQKYIPPAVRAKMEAGTSESDKKRSEKLSRLRKQIKGLLNRLAESNMHSIASQMEELYMNNSRNDMNDTLTSLVMESVISNVITPERLLMEHVLLITILHANVGTEVGAHFLQTIVKKFDEYHRDGHPVENKMLDNTVNVIAQLYNFKLFDSKLVYEVLDRLSEKFEEKDVECILHILKAIGFGLRKDDPLALKNLILKLQKQAASVSEATRDNSRIKFMLDILLAIKNNNVTKIPNYDTSYSEHLKKIMKGFIRKGNYISQLNISLDDLLKADERGKWWVVGSAWTGNISETSEKINQNKSEGFSTKLLELARKQRMNTDTRRNIFCIIMSAEDYLDAFEKLLKLGLKNQQEREIVHVILHCCLHEKVYNPYYSVLAQKFCEYDRKFQMTIKYSIWDKLKVLNEHSGSQISNLAKLLTHLFIEKGLPISTLKIVEFSELDKITLRFIRQILLGILLHNDVEAILGVFEKVALSDKLKMFRESLRLFIHHFLLRNLKSDTIDAEQKALLENRSKIVEKVLIAKESRAKF, from the exons atgggaGCGAAATTTAAGAATCATACAAAAGTGCCACAACAAAATGAAGTAAAAACGAGGAAACAGCTTAGAAAGGAAAAAcgcaaagaaaaaaaatcgaaaaagaATGAATGGTATACAACTAGGAATAAACCAGGTAAATATGTCGTAAATCCAAACAAAGATGATGAGGAAAGCAATTCTATTcctaaaaaaactgttttgaaGAATGAAAGTATTTCTGAGAAACCTGTCCag gGTTTGTCAGTGGAACAACAACGAAAAAAGGAACAAAAAGAGCAAAAGAATCTTGAAAAAGAAATGCAGAAACAGAGAAGATTACAACTGATTGAAGCaaacaaaattgaagaaaggaacataaaacaattagaaaagcaattgaatttaaacaagAGAAAGTCAAAAGGCATACCCAAATCTTTTATTGAAGATGGTTTAGGAT ATTTATTAGAAGTGTGTGACAGTGAACATATGAAGGATGCAGTTGAAGCTGAAAAGGAACTGTTAAATGCAAACGACGATTTCGACGAAGATTTTGCTTTAATGACTGGttcaaaaatcaaatcaaaatctAAGATAAACCAAAATAACCAAGATACCTCAGAAAATAACGAGGAAGAATTTGATGATGAAAATGATGGATTAGATGATTTTGAAGATCTTTTAAATGAAGATGATGAATCAGATTTAGATTTAGGTGAAGAGGAAGAATATGAAGATATTAATGAAGAGGACTTGCAGGAAGACTACAGTTCAGACGAAGCTGATTTAAAGTTCAAAGcaggaattaataaaaaagatattactGAATCAGATAATGATGTAGAACATGGGGACTCTGATGGTAGTGAACAATTAGTAAACAAGAagagaaaaaaatctaatggaaATGTGAATAAAAGCAAAAAGAAAGTCAAGTTTGCAGATGACAGTTCTGATGAAGACACAGAAGAACTTGAAGAAAATTCTGATGCAGATGTACTAGCAGACAACTCTGATGAGGATAATTTAGATAGTGAGAATAAGGAAGAAATCAGTAAATCAAAGTCTAAAATGAATCCAGATGGAACCTGGGAAGATATTTACGGACGATTAAGAGGAAAAGATGGTTCCGTTATAACT aataatgaacaaaaatacATTCCTCCTGCAGTAAGAGCAAAAATGGAAGCAGGAACTTCTGAGTCTGATAAAAAAAGATCGGAGAAATTAAGCAGATtaagaaaacaaatcaaag GTCTCCTCAATAGATTAGCAGAAAGTAACATGCATAGTATTGCGTCACAGATGGAAGAATTGTATATGAACAATAGCAGAAACGACATGAATGATACGCTTACTTCTTTAGTAATGGAATCAGTAATTTCGAATGTAATCACACCAGAAAGACTGCTTATGGAACACGTTTTGCTTATCACAATTCTACATGCGAACGTAGGCACTGAAGTAGGAGCACATTTTTTGCAAACTATTGTCAAAAAATTCGATGAATACCACAGAGATGGGCATcctgtagaaaataaaatgttggatAACACCGTAAACGTGATAGcacaattatacaattttaaattgtttgattcCAAATTGGTCTACGAAGTTTTGGACCGTTTGTCTGAGAAGTTTGAAGAGAAAGATGTGGAGTGCATCTTACATATTCTCAAAGCCATTGGCTTTGGATTAAGAAAAGATGACCCTCtggctttaaaaaatttaatattgaagctGCAGAAACAGGCTGCAAGTGTTTCTGAGGCTACTAGAGATAA TTCTAGGATCAAGTTTATGTTGGATATTCTTCTGgcgataaaaaataacaatgtgACCAAAATACCGAATTACGACACGTCATATTCTGAacatctgaaaaaaataatgaaaggtTTTATCAGGAAAGGAAATTATATATCACagctaaatatttcattggaCGACTTACTGAaag CTGATGAAAGAGGAAAATGGTGGGTTGTTGGCTCAGCTTGGACAGGCAACATTTCTGAAACCAGTGAGAAAATTAATCAGAATAAATCTGAGGGTTTTTCAACGAAACTGTTGGAACTGGCTCGAAAACAAAGAATGAATACGGATACTAGaaggaatatattttgtattattatgtcAGCAGAG GACTACTTAGATgcttttgaaaaacttttaaaacttggattaaaaaatcaacaggAACGGGAAATAGTTCACGTTATTTTACACTGTTGTCTTCATGAGAAGGTTTATAATCCTTATTATTCAGTATTGGCACAAAAGTTCTGTGAATATGACAGAAAGTTTCAG ATgaccataaaatattccatatgggacaaattaaaagttttaaacgaACACTCAGGCTCTCAAATATCGAATTTGGCAAAGCTGTTGACTCACTTGTTTATAGAAAAAGGATTGCCAATTTCCACattaaag attgttgAATTTAGCGAACTGGATAAAATAACTCTGCGATTTATTCGACAAATATTACTTGGAATATTGTTGCATAATGATGTTGAAGCAATTTTGGGCGTGTTCGAAAAAGTTGCACTGTCCGACAAACTAAAGATGTTCCGTGAAAGTTTAAGACTGTTCATTCATCACTTCCTCTTAAGAAATCTGAAATCAGATACAATAGATGCTGAGCAGAAAGCGTTATTGGAGAACAGatctaaaattgttgaaaaggTTCTGATTGCCAAAGAAAGCAGagccaaattttaa
- the LOC109596709 gene encoding mitochondrial coenzyme A diphosphatase NUDT8 gives MFHVSRFALRSCTGKRYVSVFAPEMVLSEDNVKKTMAQFQTIRPIKQCQATARKAAVLVPICVMDGKVSLLYTLRAAGLKSHRGQVSFPGGMQDELDPTLEYTALRECQEELGIDPSFVKIWGPGNTLISRHETSVMPVVGEIKGKLDLSRLRVNPKEVEEVFCVSLEDLCNPKLIRHTQFRGAFSAPVFLGGQRRIWGLTGIITNVFLQCLLPREVYKHKVNYVPNVSIKSKNYGKHI, from the exons ATGTTTCACGTGTCCCGCTTCGCCCTACGGTCATGTACCGGCAAAAGGTATGTCAGCGTTTTCGCGCCGGAGATGGTCCTCAGCGAGGACAATGTCAAGAAAACAATGGCCCAATTTCAAACCATCAGACCCATTAAACAGTGTCAAGCGACGGCTAGGAAGGCCGCTGTTTTGGTTCCGATTTGCGTCATGGACGGAAAGGTGTCGCTATTGTACACACTCAGAGCGGCCGGTTTAAAATCGCATAGGGGACAAGTCAGTTTTCCTGGGG gtATGCAAGATGAACTAGACCCAACTTTAGAATACACCGCACTTAGGGAATGCCAAGAAGAATTGGGAATCGATCCTAGCTTCGTGAAGATTTGGGGTCCAGGTAACACGCTCATATCCAGGCACGAAACATCAGTTATGCCTGTTGTTGGTGAAATAAAAGGTAAACTGGATTTGAGCAGGCTACGCGTGAATCCTAAGGAAGTTGAAGAAGTATTCTGCGTATCACTAGAGGACCTGTGCAATCCGAAGCTAATCCGACATACGCAATTTAGGGGGGCTTTTTCAGCCCCCGTGTTTTTGGGCGGGCAAAGAAGGATATGGGGCTTGACCGGTATTATCACAAACGTGTTTTTGCAATGTCTTTTGCCAAGAGAGGTGTACAAACATAAGGTCAACTATGTTCCCAATGTTAGcatcaaatcaaaaaattatggcAAACATATCTAG
- the LOC109596710 gene encoding cardioacceleratory peptide receptor has product MDPEFELNVTGQMTDANQTLDKFYFYGSYQFPVLCLLFVMTVVGNLLLMYTLIKGKHRKSRMNFFIINLAFADFTVGLINIPTDVIWKITIGWYAGNIACKIIKFLQVLVIYASTYVLVALSIDRYNAIRHPMKFSQSWKRAKCLIISAWISSAFLSSPMLYIFKERDIQGRMQCWMIDMDIIYLKIYVTLACLTVLIIPTGIISTCYAIIIITIWTKSNEVAFHHAKKSSSNGRLGSDNSKRASSRGLFPRAKIKTIKISFIMVSAFIICWSPYMIFDLLQVYGHIQESQTTMAIATFVQSLAFLNSAANPIIYCLLSTQTCRTLWSLPPFKWICKKKKKRHLDYSGTTQSSSLSEFLSNNSTVKRRTEKICLTNTHSVLLH; this is encoded by the exons ATGGATCCCGAGTTCGAATTGAATGTGACTGGCCAAATGACCGATGCCAATCAGACGCTTGACAAGTTCTATTTTTATGGT tcgtACCAGTTTCCAGTTCTATGTCTGTTGTTCGTTATGACCGTGGTTGGTAATTTGTTGCTCATGTACACATTAATCAAGGGGAAGCACAGGAAGAGCCGCATGAACTTTTTCATCATCAATTTGGCATTCGCAG attttactgTTGGACTAATAAATATACCGACTGATGTAATATGGAAGATAACAATAGGTTGGTATGCGGGCAATATTGCATgcaagattattaaatttttgcag gttCTTGTGATTTATGCATCAACCTATGTTCTAGTAGCTTTGAGTATCGATAGATACAATGCGATTAGACATCCCATGAAGTTCTCTCAAAGTT gGAAGAGGGCAAAGTGTTTGATAATTTCAGCATGGATTTCCAGCGCTTTTTTGTCTTCTCCTATgctgtacatttttaaagagCGAGACATTCAag gtCGAATGCAATGTTGGATGATTGATATGGACATAATAtacttgaaaatttatgtaactTTAGCATGTCtgacagttttaattataccAACAGGAATAATAAGCACTTGTTAcgctataataataattactatttgGACTAAAAGTAACGAAGTCGCCTTCCACCATGCCAAAAAATCTTCGTCCAACGGAAGACTtg GTTCTGACAATTCCAAAAGGGCAAGTTCTCGTGGTCTATTTCCGagagcaaaaataaaaaccattaaaatatcattcatCATGGTTAGTG cttTTATCATCTGTTGGAGTCCGTACATGATTTTCGATTTGCTTCAAGTTTACGGACACATTCAGGAATCGCAAACAACGATGGCGATCGCCACTTTCGTGCAAAGCTTGGCGTTCTTAAACTCGGCCGCCAATCCCATAATTTACTGTCTGCTTTCCACCCAAACCTGTCGAACtttatg gtCCTTGCCGCCATTTAAATGGATATGCAAGAAGAAAAAGAAGCGGCACTTGGACTATTCCGGTACCACTCAAAGCAGCAGTTTGTCTGAATTTTTGTCTAACAACTCGACTGTTAAGAGGCGCACCgagaaaatatgtttaaccAATACCCATTCAGTATTActgcattaa